The Gammaproteobacteria bacterium genome contains the following window.
TCAGCTTCAAATGGAAATAACGTCAAGATGAGATCCACTGATTTGGCGATTTTTTTAACGCGATATTGGCGCCATGCCCAGACTGAGGGACTTACATAGTGGACAGTCTTGATTCCAGCTTCTTTGAACAAACGCTCCAGACCCAGATTAAAATCCGGGGCATCAACACCAATAAACACATCCGGCGGTTGCTTCAGAAAATGATCACGTACCTGGTTGCGAATTCCATGCAACTCACGATAATGCGCCAGCACTTCCACCAAGCCCATCACGGCCAGCTTCTCGGCAGGGAACAACGCCTTACATCCAGCCGCAATCATCGCCGGCCCCGCGATTCCTTCAAACTCCGCCGTGGGATGACGCTGTTTGATCGACTGGATCAACCCCGCTGCCAGCAGATCACCTGATGCCTCACCGGCGACAATTCCAATACGCAATGCTCGGTGTTTTTCTACGGTCACAGGCTGATGTTATAAATTAGGAGACTTGGCGATTGCAGTGACATCGCCCGTTCAGGGTTTAACGAACAATACCGCGCTCTGATTTGGCAACAAATTCTGCAAAACGAGCAACATGCCCATTTTCCTGTGCCAATCCTTTAAGCTCTTCCAATGCTTGAACCACTGTCAGATTTGAGCGGTAGACAATTTTATAGGCTCGACGCAAGGCCAAAATATCATCAGCCGTGAACCCACGCCGTTTCAGGCCCTCAACATTCAAACCATGAGGTTGCGCCATTTGCCCCGAAATCATCAGGAATGGCGGCACATCTTTGGCCACTGAACTGCCCATCGCAGTAAAGCTATGCGCACCGACACAACAAAACTGATGAATCAGTGCTGCCCCACCCAGGATGGCATAATCCTCAATCGTGACATGCCCTGCCAGAGTGGCATTGTTGGCAAAAATCGTGTTGTTACCCACGACACAATCATGCGCGATGTGCACATAGGCCATGATCCAGTTATCACTGCCCATACGGGTAATACCGCCACCCTGCACGGTGCCGCGATTTAAGGTGCAACATTCACGGATTACGTTACGATCACCAATCTCCAACAAGGTTGGTTCGCCGCTGTATTTTTTATCCTGCGGTTCCGCGCCAATCGAGGCAAATTGAAAGATTTTATTATCGCGGCCTATCTTGCATGGTCCGCTGATAACCACATGCGGACCGATCCAGGTGCCAGCAGCAATCTCAACATCGGGACCGATCACCGAAAAAGGCCCAATCGTGACCCCTTCGCCAATGCGCGCTGAGGAATCAATAACCGCGCGTGAATCAATCACATTTAAACTTCCCGTTCCGCACACATGACTTCGGCCGCCGCAACCACCTTACCGTCAACCTTGGCCTCGGCCTCAAATTTCCAGACACCCCTCACGGTACGCAACACTTTGACGTGCAAAATCAGTTGATCACCGGGTTCGACCGGCTGCTTGAAGCGCGCATTATCAATGCCCACAAAGTAATACAATGACTTGCTGGTGGGGCGAGAATTGGTGGTTTTGAATGCCAGGATGCCCGTCGCCTGGGCCAGCGCTTCCAGAATCAGCACACCAGGCATCACAGGACGATGCGGAAAATGTCCCTGAAAAAAGGGTTCGTTATATGAAACATTCTTCAGCGCAGTTAAATACTCACCTACTTTATAGTCAATCACCCGATCAATCAGCAAGAACGGATAACGATGCGGCAGATGTTCCAATACCTCATGGATATCCAGAGTCGTCATTGTGTTTTGTGTGTCCATAACCTTCCAATTCTTGCTAGCATCTATCAACCGTCTTTGCCCAGAGACCGCTCCAGCGTCTTGATACGCCGAGCCAACTCATCCAGCTGACGGAACCTGACCGCGTTCTTATGCCATTGCTGATTCAACTCCAGCGGCGTCCCTGAGGAATAGACACCTGGTTTGGTAATATTCCCTGTCACCAGAGACATCGCAGTAATATGCACATCGTCGACTATCTTGAGATGGCCGACGATCCCCACCCCGCCACCAATCTGACACCGCTTGCCGATCTCGGTGCTGCCGGCAATCCCGACACAGCCTGCGATCGCGGTATGGGCGCCTATTATCACATTATGCGCAACTTGGATTTGGTTATCCAGCTTGACGCCCTCTTCAATGACCGTATTTCCCAGCGCCCCTCTGTCAATCGTAGTATTGGCACCTACCTCGACATCATCACCCAGCGTCACACCACCCAATTGCGGCACCTTCACCCAGCGGCCAGTATCATTGGCCAAACCGAAGCCATCCCCCCCGATGACTACACCCGGATGAATCAGGCCATTACGGCCTATTTTCACGCCTCGGCACAATGTCACATTCGCACGCAGGCATGTCCCGTTCCCGATCACGACATCGTCTTCGATAACGCAATTCGGGCCGACAAAAACCTCGGCACCGATCTCTACACCGTTCCCGATAACAGCATTGGCCCCAACATGGGCACTCGCATCAATCTTCGCACCTGGGGCAATGACTGCGGAAGGCGCAATGCCCGGTTGCTGTTTGGATGCAGGATTGAGCAAGGTTGCGATCTTGGCAAATGCCAGATAAGGATTCTTGGTAATCAGGCAATTGGTTTTACAATTCGCTGCCTCTTCGCGGGCAAGAACTACTGCACCCGCTGCACTCTCCGCGAGATAACGTCGATAACGGGAGTTCGCCAGAAAACCGATCTGATTCGGACCGGCGTTTTGCAACGTCGCAACACCCTCAATCTGCAAACGGGCATCACCGCGCAATTCCGCGCCGACATATTCGGCCAACTCTGCCAGACTTCGAACCATTCACGATTCCAATTAAACTAATTTCTGACTATTCACAGATGCTCTAAAAACACAAAAATCCAACGCGAAGGCGCAAAGGTGATGCCGGATGAACACATGTGCCGGGACAGAGCTTTTTGGTTTTCTCCGCGCCTTTGCGTCTTTGCGTTAGGTTTTTGGGTTGAAAGCTCTCATCATTTTTTCTTCAAGCGCTCGATCACCTTGTCCGTGATATCGACGCGCGGACTGGCATAAGAGACGCCTTCATACATGATCAGATCAAATTGCTCATCCTTGCCCACCTGCTGAATGGCATCAATCAACAAAGCCTGAATCTTCGACATCTCTTCACTTTGACGAATAGCGAAATCTTCTTTTAAATCGGTCTCCGCCTGTTTGAACTCGCGTTTCTCGGAAAGAAGATCCCGCTCCTGTTTCTGGCGCTCCCCCGGACTCAAAATCTCGCTGTCCTTAACAAAACGCTCTTCCTTATCACCGAGTTTTTTTTGACTCGCAATCAATTGTTTTTCGCGTGGCTCGAATTCCTTCTGCAATCGCTTCGACGCCTCTTCAGCCTGAGGCGCTTCTTTCAACAGCTTGACCCGATTGACAAAACCAATCTTGACCTCCGCAGCATTTGCCCACAACGGCACAGCAAGTGTTCCTACCATAGCCACCACAGCAATCAATTTTTTCAACGCTTTATCTCCCATCATCCACTAAAAAAAGGAACCCAAGGTAAACTGGAACGATTCCGTGCGGTCATCCACCTGCTCATTCAGGGGGCGCGCCAAACTAAAAGACAGCGGGCCGATAGGTGACAACCACAATAATGATACGCCAACCGACTGCCTCAATTCACCCCCTGAGAAACTGGCAATATCCTTAAATACATTCCCGATATCGAAAAATGTGCTCAGCCGCACCGTCTTGCTATCCTCGGAAAACGGTGGGGGAAATACCAGTTCTACGTTACCCACGGTTCGGAAATTACCCCCCAATGCCAGTGTGCCATCCTTAGGCCCCAAGGAATTGGATCGGTAACCTCGTACCGAGTGCGCCCCCCCGGCGTAAAATTTTTCAAAGAATGGAACATCCGTTGTATCACCGTAGCGTTCACCATAACTCAGCTCACCGTTCAATGACAGAGTGAACATCGAAGATAAAGGGTAATACCACTGGGTATCCGAATAAATCTTGTAATAATGGAGGTCGCTGGCCGGGGCTGTCACATCACCACTTAAATTATGACTAATACCGCTAGTCGGAAACACAGTACGATCACGCGTATCGTGACTCCAACCCAACGTCAGACGATAAGTGGTAAATTGATGCCCATTGGCATTCAGATAATTCACATAGGACAGCGGAGTGAAAGTTGACGTCTTAATCTCCGCATCTTCATACCCCACGCCGAGCCGTATCGAATCATATTCGGTAATGGGTATTCCATAGGTCAGTTTCCCACCCAACTGATTCTGTACATATTCAGCAACACTGGTGGCAGACGTATCCGTTTGACGATAATACAATTGAGTGGTGAGACTCACGCCATCCATCGTGTAGTAGGGGTTGGTATGGGAAAAGCTGTACACCTTGCTGACCTTGCTGCTATTGATCTCCGTTGACACTCGCTTGCCGGTGCCCAGGAAATTATTCTGGCTGACGGATGCATTCAGCAACAACCCGTCCCCTGAATACCCCAAACCCACCATCAATGAACCTGACGGCTCTTCCGTCACCGATAGGTCGACATCAACCACATCGTTGCTGCCCGGCACCAAGGGAGTTTCAACCGTCACATCGCTTATATAGCCAAGACGTTGCACACGCACACGCGAACGCTCAAGCTTGTCGGATGCCAGCCAACCACTCTCCATCTGCCTCATCTCGCGGCGCACGACTTCATCTTCGGTTTTGGCATTGCCGCTGACATTGATTCGCCGTACCGAGATGCGTTTGCCCGGATCAATAAAGAAATTGAGCGCCACCAACTTATGGTCTTTATCGACATCGGGAATGGAATTCACATTGGCGAAGGCATAACCATCGCGCCCCAGGCGCTCGGTGATGGCATTGGAAGACTCAGTGACCTTGCGGCGAGAGAAGATTTCGCCAGGCGCGATCTTGATCAACTTCCGAAGCTCTTCTTTATCAACCACAAAATCTCCGGCGAGATCGACCGCCGACACCGTAAATTGATCGCCTTCCGCCACATTTACCGCGATATAGACCGCGCGGCGGTCAGGGGTGATATTGACTTGCGATGACTCAATATTGAAATTGATATAACCACGATCCAGATAGTAAGAACGCAAGATTTCCAGATCGGCCGTTAGCTTTTGCCTGGAATACTGATCGTCACCAGAAAAGAGCCCGCCGACTCCGGACTGAAAATCCTTCATCAATTTATTTTCTGAAAACACTTTATTGCCAACAATATTAATTTGTTTAATCTCTGCGACCAGTCCTTCCCTGACGTTGATATGGATATCACTGCGATTCATTCCCGCATCTTTTACCTCGGTCTCGACTTCGACGGAGTAGTAGCCGCGGGAGAAATACTGGCGCTGCAAGTCTTGCTGGATCTTATCCAGCAATGAACGGTCAAAAATCTTACCTTCCGCCAACCCGATTTTTTTCAGGGCGCCAAGCAATTCTTCACTACCAATCTCGTTGTTACCGCTGATTTTTACGCTAGCAATCGATGGCCGTTCCTGAACTTTGACTATCAACACATTACCATCGCGCAACAATTGAATATCATTATAGAAACCGGTGGCATAAAGTTGGTTAATGGCATTACGTAAATTCTTTTCATCCGCCTGGTCACCAATTTTGATTGGCAGGTAATTGAAAACGGTACCCTGACTGATACGCTGCCCACCATCAACTTTGATGTCACTCACGGTAAATGCATCAAGTGCCTGCGCCTGCCCGGCAATAAGCAGCCATGCCCAGATACATACCATCCTTGTTCTCTGGAAAATCATTTACTTCTCGCCAATTATTTTACAAACAGCCGCAAGATATCGTTATAGAACGCCAGCACCATCATGCTGACCAGCATTGCGATCCCCAATTTCTGCCCTATCAGCTGCGTCTTTTCGGAAACCGGGGTGCCTTTGATCATTTCGATGAGATAATAGAACAGATGTCCACCATCCAGCATCGGTACGGGCAGCAGATTCAGAACACCCAGGCTGATGCTGACAATCGCAAGGAAGGTGAGGAAGGAAACAAATCCGATACTGGCCGAATACCCTGCATAACGCGCAATACTGATCGGCCCACTAAGATTGGAAATCGAGATATCCCCGACCACCATCTTGGCCATCATCCGCAGAGTCAACACCGACATGTCCCAGGTCTTGGCACCGGCGCTGATAAGCGCATCGTATGGACCATATTTGACAACAGCACGCAAATCCGCTGGCATTTCCTGTAATTGCACCGAGGCGCCGACACGGCCAATATCGCCTTCCTTGGTGACATAGCGCTCGGGCGTCAATTCAAGCGTTAATTTCTCGCCTTGCCGTTCAATCTGCACCTCAATCCGCTGTTCCGGCCGCGTGCGCACATAATCGACCCAGGCTTCCCAATCGTCCATCGTGTGTCCATCGACAGCAACGACCTTGTCACCCTCTTCCATGCCTGCATGCTCGGCCGCGCCACCCGGCGCCAATTGTCCGATGACCGGCGGGATCGCCGGCCGATAAGGTCGAATACCGATGTAATCGAGGAAACCACCGCGATTCAGATCTTCCGGAAGGGAATCAAAACGCAAATGTCGATCTACTTCGGCTTGCGTTTCAACCTCTTTGACCTTGACTGTTACTTCATTGAGATCCAATGCCTGATCGAGCATTGTCACAATGACAGCTTCCCATGTTGGCGTCTTGCGATCACCTACCTGGAGGATTAAATCTCCCTGATGAAACCCGGCGCGATCCGTAGCAGAACCTGCGGTAATAACACCGACAATGGGTTTCATGCCGGTGACGCCAATGACAAAGATCAGCCAATAGGCCGCGATCGCCAGCAGGAAATTAAAAAACGGGCCTGCAAAAACAATGGCGCTGCGCTTGGCCAGACTTTGACGATTAAAGGCACGATGCTGTTCTTCAGGCGCCACTTCGCCCTCGCGCTCATCCAGCATGCGCACGTAACCGCCTAATGGAATCGCGGCAAGCACATACTCGGTTTGATCAGGACCGGCTACTTTTGACCACAACGGCTTACCAAAACCAATGGAGAATTTCAGTACCTTAACCCCCGACTTGCGCGCCACCCAATAATGGCCGAATTCATGGACCGTAATCAAAATGCCCAAGGCCAGCACAAAGAAAAACAACGATGACAACAATGTACCCATCACACCCGTTATCTATATTTTGTATTAATCATTTCATCTGCCAGCTGACGCGCCTGTTGATCGGCGGTCAGAACCACGTCCAGAGAATCCGCCTCATGCACGGAACACGCGCCCAAGGTATGTTCGATCACATCCGCAATTGCGTTAAAACGCAACCTTCGTTCCAGAAAAGCGGTTACCGCAACTTCATTCGCTGCATTCAGCACTGCGGTTGCCGTGCCGCCACGACGCATGGCCTCGTAGGCCAGACGTAGACATGGAAAGCGCTCAAAATCGGTGCGTTCAAAACTCAGCTGCCCCACTTGCACCAGATCCAGGCGTTTGACGCCAGATTCGATTCGCTCTGGCCAGGCCAGGGCATGGGCGATGGGGGTCCGCATATCCGGGCTGCCAAGTTGCGCCAACACCGAGCCGTCGACATACTCTACCATCGAATGAATCACGCTCTGCGGATGCAGAACCACTTGCACTTGATCCGGACTGGCATTAAACAACCAGCAGGCCTCGATCACCTCCAGCCCCTTATTCATCATGGTAGCGGAATCGACGGAGATCTTGCGGCCCATGACCCAGTTGGGGTGGGCGCAGGCTTCTTCCGGGGTAACGGCATCCAGTTCAGAAAGCTTACGGGTTCGAAATGGCCCACCGGAGGCCGTCAACAGGATCTGGCGTACACCTTTCTGCGCCAGTCCATGAGTATAACCTTCAGTCATGCACTGAAACACGGCATTGTGTTCGCTATCCACCGGCAATAATTCGGCCTTACCCTGCTGCACCTGATCCATGAACAAGCGCCCAGACATCACCAGCGCCTCCTTGTTGGCCAGCAGGATGCGTTTGCCAGCAGCAGCAGCGGCCATCGACGGCAACAGCCCAGCGGCACCGACAATAGCCGCCATCACAATCGACACTTGCGGCAGCGACGCAACCCGGCACAGGCCTTCGACACCTTGCAATACCTGCACCATCGGACCTTGCTGACGGATTCTGGCGTCGAGTTGAGTGGCGGCCGCCTCAGACGCCATAACCGCATATTCCGGACGATGGTAACGGCATTGTTCCAGCATCCGCTCGACATCCTGGTTAGCCGTCAGCGCGACAACCCGGTACCGGTCCGGATGACGCGCGATCACATCCAGGGTATTGACCCCGATAGAACCCGTCGCGCCGAGCACAGTAATGCCAATCATCCGCGCACTCCAAACAGACTCAAACCCAGGGCAAATACCGGCCCAGCCGCCGTTAAGCTGTCGATGCGATCAAGAACACCGCCGTGTCCTGGCAAAATGCGGCCACTGTCTTTAACCCCGGCCCGACGTTTGAAGAGACTCTCCAGGAGATCACCCACAATCGAGATCAGCACCGTGATCATGCTTAACGGTAAAAACCAGATTAAATCTGCCGTGGAAAGTTCAAATAATTTACTGGCCACCAGCGACACGAGCAACGTGATCGCCAGGGCGCCATACACGCCCTCCCAGCTTTTACCGGGACTGACATGCGGCGCTAACTTGTTGCGCCCCCATCGCCGGCCCGTGAAATAAGCGCCACTGTCGGCACACCAAATCAAAATCATAACGTACAGCAACCATTGCGGGCCGTTGCCGCTATAACCATGCAACTCGCTCAAACCCAACCACGTAGGCACCAATACCACGACACCGCCGACGACACCGATCACCACATCTCTGGACGTCAAACCGGATTGACCGCGATAACGCAACACCCAGATCAGCGCACCCACCCACCACAGTGCAGCGATAAACAACAAACAACGAAGTCCGGAATCACTGAGCGGCACGGCCAAAATGGTTGCGATCAACAATCCAATCACCACCACATACAACAATCGCATCCAGATTTTGGTAAGCGTAATGAGCCCAGCCCACTCCCAGGCGCCTACCAAGGCAATCCCCGCCAGTACCAAACTGAATTGAGATGACGTCAGACCGAAAATTGCCCAGATCATCAGCGGTATCAACACCGCCGCTGTCAACAGCCGGAGTTTAAGCACTGCGCCCTTGCTCCACTTGGTCACCAGTACGGCCAAACCGCCGCTGGCGTTGCGCAAATGAATTCAGTGCGGACTCAAACGCTGCTTCCTTGAAATCGGGCCACAGGGTGTCGGTAAAATAGAGTTCGGTGTAGGCCAATTGCCACAACAAAAAATTGCTGATGCGCTGCTCGCCGCCGGTTCGAATGAACAAATCGGGCTCAGGCAAATCGGCGATTGAAAGCCGGTCGCGAATCATCTCTTCGCTAATCGCAGCGGGTTCCACCTTGCCAGCAATCACGTCATCTGCCAAGCGCCGCACCGCCTGCGTGACATCCCAACGGCCACCGTAATTGGCCGCCACTGCCAACGTCAAACCTGTGTTAGGTTGAGTCACCATCTCGGCTTTTGCGATCTCATCCTGAAGTTTGGCGGAAAATCGCGAACGATCACCGATCACGCGTAGCCGGACATTGTTTTCATTCAACCGCTTTGCCTCGCGCTGCAAGGCCATCATGAACAACTCCATCAACAGACTGACTTCAGTCTCTGGCCGCCGCCAATTCTCACTACTGAAGGCAAATAGGGTCAGAACTTCAATACCCTTGGCACCACAGAGCTGAACCACACTGCGCACCGATTCAACACCGGCACGATGGCCCGCGATGCGCGGCATATGGCGCTGCTTGGCCCAACGACCGTTGCCATCCATGATGATGGCGACATGCCGTGGCAGCTTGCCATGATGCTCATCCTTGGCCTGTGTCTTAACCATCTACTCCTCTTCGATCCATGGATAGGGATCTTGATTTGAAAAAGGGGCACTGCTGCCCCTCTTCCCCTTTATCGGCAATTAAATTGCCATCAAATCCTTTTCTTTCTCCGCCAATACCTTGTCGATCTCGGCGATGTACTTGTCGGTCATTTTCTGAATATCTTCCTCGCCGCGACGCACATCATCTTCGCTCACTTTTTTATCTTTCAAAAGCGCCTTGATATCATTATTGGCATCACGGCGGATATTACGAACTGCAACCTTGGCGCCTTCGGCCTCGTGACGCACTACCTTGGTCAGGTCCTTGCGCCGCTCTTCGGTCAGCACCGGCAATGGCACACGAATCAGCTGCCCCGAAGTCGCCGGATTCAAACCCAGATCAGAAGTCATGATCGCCTTTTCGATAGGCTGTACCATGCTCTTTTCCCATGGCTGCACGGTCAAGGTGCGTGAATCTGCAACTGAAATAGTCGCGACCTGGCTTAGCGGCATCTCAGTGCCGTAATAGTCGACTTTGATGTGATCCAGCAGCGAGGTATGCGCGCGCCCGGTACGGACCTTCGACATCGCATCCTTCAATGAATCGATGCTCTTCTGCATTCGACTTGTTGCATTTTTCTTGATGGTATCGATCATGCCTTAGCTCCCTGTCTGACAAAGGTGCCTTCATCACCACCTGTGATCACAGCCATCAAAGCACCTGGTTTATTGATATTCAACACGCACAGAGGCATATTGTAATCACGACACAACACAATCGCCGTTGCATCCATGACTTCCAAGCGCCGGTCTAGCACTTCATCATAGGTAAGACTGGTATACCGCTCTGCCTTTGGATTTTTGACTGGATCAGCAGAATAGACGCCGTCCACCTTGGTCGCCTTAATCAACAACCCAGCACCAATTTCGATAGCACGCAAACTGGCCGCTGAATCTGTTGTAAAAAACGGATTACCGGTACCTGCCGCAAATATCACAACGCGCCCTTTCTCCAAATGACGCACGGCGCGGCGACGGATATAGTCTTCGCAAATTTGATTGATTTTAAGCGCCGACATCACACGGGCAGAAATACCCATTTTCTCAAGCGAATCCTGCATCGCCAGGGCATTCATTACCGTCGCCAGCATGCCCATTTGGTCGCCGGTGACGCGCTCAATGCCCGCTTCGGCAAGTCCAGCGCCACGAAAGATATTACCGCCGCCGATGACGAGACCAACCTCAACTCCAGCATCGACCAACTCTTTTATCTCGCCACCGATGCGATTGATGGTGGCCGGATCAATGCCGTGCTGCCCCGGCCCCATTAAGGCCTCACCGCTGAGTTTCAGCAGAACCCGCTTGTAAACTGGCTTCTTCGATTCGGCTTTAGGCACGGATCAGGCTCCTTTCGCTTGAGCCATCACTTCCGCGACAAAATCCTCTTCTTTCTTCTCGATACCCTCGCCGACCTCGATGCGCTCAAAACGCAAGACGGTGGCTTTCTTCTCTGCCAGCAGCTTCTCTACCATCACCTCTGGATTTTTGACGAAAGGCTGGCCCAGCAAGGTCACTTCCTTCAGGTATTTAGCCACACGACCCAATACCATTTTTTCGATGATATCTGCAGGCTTGCCGCTTTCCGCCGCCTGAGCCGCGAAAATTTCCTTTTCCTTGGCGATCAGCTCCGCAGGGACTTGCTCGGAACTGACACACACTGGACGACTGGCCGCGATGTGCATCGCGATATCTTTCGCCAGTTCGGCATCACCGCCCTTCATTTCGACCAGTACGCCGATGCGGTTACCGTGCAGATAAGCGCCAACA
Protein-coding sequences here:
- the lpxA gene encoding acyl-ACP--UDP-N-acetylglucosamine O-acyltransferase → MIDSRAVIDSSARIGEGVTIGPFSVIGPDVEIAAGTWIGPHVVISGPCKIGRDNKIFQFASIGAEPQDKKYSGEPTLLEIGDRNVIRECCTLNRGTVQGGGITRMGSDNWIMAYVHIAHDCVVGNNTIFANNATLAGHVTIEDYAILGGAALIHQFCCVGAHSFTAMGSSVAKDVPPFLMISGQMAQPHGLNVEGLKRRGFTADDILALRRAYKIVYRSNLTVVQALEELKGLAQENGHVARFAEFVAKSERGIVR
- the fabZ gene encoding 3-hydroxyacyl-ACP dehydratase FabZ, whose translation is MTTLDIHEVLEHLPHRYPFLLIDRVIDYKVGEYLTALKNVSYNEPFFQGHFPHRPVMPGVLILEALAQATGILAFKTTNSRPTSKSLYYFVGIDNARFKQPVEPGDQLILHVKVLRTVRGVWKFEAEAKVDGKVVAAAEVMCAEREV
- the lpxD gene encoding UDP-3-O-(3-hydroxymyristoyl)glucosamine N-acyltransferase produces the protein MVRSLAELAEYVGAELRGDARLQIEGVATLQNAGPNQIGFLANSRYRRYLAESAAGAVVLAREEAANCKTNCLITKNPYLAFAKIATLLNPASKQQPGIAPSAVIAPGAKIDASAHVGANAVIGNGVEIGAEVFVGPNCVIEDDVVIGNGTCLRANVTLCRGVKIGRNGLIHPGVVIGGDGFGLANDTGRWVKVPQLGGVTLGDDVEVGANTTIDRGALGNTVIEEGVKLDNQIQVAHNVIIGAHTAIAGCVGIAGSTEIGKRCQIGGGVGIVGHLKIVDDVHITAMSLVTGNITKPGVYSSGTPLELNQQWHKNAVRFRQLDELARRIKTLERSLGKDG
- a CDS encoding OmpH family outer membrane protein, producing MKKLIAVVAMVGTLAVPLWANAAEVKIGFVNRVKLLKEAPQAEEASKRLQKEFEPREKQLIASQKKLGDKEERFVKDSEILSPGERQKQERDLLSEKREFKQAETDLKEDFAIRQSEEMSKIQALLIDAIQQVGKDEQFDLIMYEGVSYASPRVDITDKVIERLKKK
- the bamA gene encoding outer membrane protein assembly factor BamA, producing MIFQRTRMVCIWAWLLIAGQAQALDAFTVSDIKVDGGQRISQGTVFNYLPIKIGDQADEKNLRNAINQLYATGFYNDIQLLRDGNVLIVKVQERPSIASVKISGNNEIGSEELLGALKKIGLAEGKIFDRSLLDKIQQDLQRQYFSRGYYSVEVETEVKDAGMNRSDIHINVREGLVAEIKQINIVGNKVFSENKLMKDFQSGVGGLFSGDDQYSRQKLTADLEILRSYYLDRGYINFNIESSQVNITPDRRAVYIAVNVAEGDQFTVSAVDLAGDFVVDKEELRKLIKIAPGEIFSRRKVTESSNAITERLGRDGYAFANVNSIPDVDKDHKLVALNFFIDPGKRISVRRINVSGNAKTEDEVVRREMRQMESGWLASDKLERSRVRVQRLGYISDVTVETPLVPGSNDVVDVDLSVTEEPSGSLMVGLGYSGDGLLLNASVSQNNFLGTGKRVSTEINSSKVSKVYSFSHTNPYYTMDGVSLTTQLYYRQTDTSATSVAEYVQNQLGGKLTYGIPITEYDSIRLGVGYEDAEIKTSTFTPLSYVNYLNANGHQFTTYRLTLGWSHDTRDRTVFPTSGISHNLSGDVTAPASDLHYYKIYSDTQWYYPLSSMFTLSLNGELSYGERYGDTTDVPFFEKFYAGGAHSVRGYRSNSLGPKDGTLALGGNFRTVGNVELVFPPPFSEDSKTVRLSTFFDIGNVFKDIASFSGGELRQSVGVSLLWLSPIGPLSFSLARPLNEQVDDRTESFQFTLGSFF
- the rseP gene encoding sigma E protease regulator RseP; translation: MGTLLSSLFFFVLALGILITVHEFGHYWVARKSGVKVLKFSIGFGKPLWSKVAGPDQTEYVLAAIPLGGYVRMLDEREGEVAPEEQHRAFNRQSLAKRSAIVFAGPFFNFLLAIAAYWLIFVIGVTGMKPIVGVITAGSATDRAGFHQGDLILQVGDRKTPTWEAVIVTMLDQALDLNEVTVKVKEVETQAEVDRHLRFDSLPEDLNRGGFLDYIGIRPYRPAIPPVIGQLAPGGAAEHAGMEEGDKVVAVDGHTMDDWEAWVDYVRTRPEQRIEVQIERQGEKLTLELTPERYVTKEGDIGRVGASVQLQEMPADLRAVVKYGPYDALISAGAKTWDMSVLTLRMMAKMVVGDISISNLSGPISIARYAGYSASIGFVSFLTFLAIVSISLGVLNLLPVPMLDGGHLFYYLIEMIKGTPVSEKTQLIGQKLGIAMLVSMMVLAFYNDILRLFVK
- a CDS encoding 1-deoxy-D-xylulose-5-phosphate reductoisomerase produces the protein MIGITVLGATGSIGVNTLDVIARHPDRYRVVALTANQDVERMLEQCRYHRPEYAVMASEAAATQLDARIRQQGPMVQVLQGVEGLCRVASLPQVSIVMAAIVGAAGLLPSMAAAAAGKRILLANKEALVMSGRLFMDQVQQGKAELLPVDSEHNAVFQCMTEGYTHGLAQKGVRQILLTASGGPFRTRKLSELDAVTPEEACAHPNWVMGRKISVDSATMMNKGLEVIEACWLFNASPDQVQVVLHPQSVIHSMVEYVDGSVLAQLGSPDMRTPIAHALAWPERIESGVKRLDLVQVGQLSFERTDFERFPCLRLAYEAMRRGGTATAVLNAANEVAVTAFLERRLRFNAIADVIEHTLGACSVHEADSLDVVLTADQQARQLADEMINTKYR
- a CDS encoding phosphatidate cytidylyltransferase, with product MIWAIFGLTSSQFSLVLAGIALVGAWEWAGLITLTKIWMRLLYVVVIGLLIATILAVPLSDSGLRCLLFIAALWWVGALIWVLRYRGQSGLTSRDVVIGVVGGVVVLVPTWLGLSELHGYSGNGPQWLLYVMILIWCADSGAYFTGRRWGRNKLAPHVSPGKSWEGVYGALAITLLVSLVASKLFELSTADLIWFLPLSMITVLISIVGDLLESLFKRRAGVKDSGRILPGHGGVLDRIDSLTAAGPVFALGLSLFGVRG
- a CDS encoding isoprenyl transferase, whose product is MVKTQAKDEHHGKLPRHVAIIMDGNGRWAKQRHMPRIAGHRAGVESVRSVVQLCGAKGIEVLTLFAFSSENWRRPETEVSLLMELFMMALQREAKRLNENNVRLRVIGDRSRFSAKLQDEIAKAEMVTQPNTGLTLAVAANYGGRWDVTQAVRRLADDVIAGKVEPAAISEEMIRDRLSIADLPEPDLFIRTGGEQRISNFLLWQLAYTELYFTDTLWPDFKEAAFESALNSFAQRQRRFGRTGDQVEQGRSA
- the frr gene encoding ribosome recycling factor; translated protein: MIDTIKKNATSRMQKSIDSLKDAMSKVRTGRAHTSLLDHIKVDYYGTEMPLSQVATISVADSRTLTVQPWEKSMVQPIEKAIMTSDLGLNPATSGQLIRVPLPVLTEERRKDLTKVVRHEAEGAKVAVRNIRRDANNDIKALLKDKKVSEDDVRRGEEDIQKMTDKYIAEIDKVLAEKEKDLMAI
- the pyrH gene encoding UMP kinase, translated to MPKAESKKPVYKRVLLKLSGEALMGPGQHGIDPATINRIGGEIKELVDAGVEVGLVIGGGNIFRGAGLAEAGIERVTGDQMGMLATVMNALAMQDSLEKMGISARVMSALKINQICEDYIRRRAVRHLEKGRVVIFAAGTGNPFFTTDSAASLRAIEIGAGLLIKATKVDGVYSADPVKNPKAERYTSLTYDEVLDRRLEVMDATAIVLCRDYNMPLCVLNINKPGALMAVITGGDEGTFVRQGAKA